The sequence below is a genomic window from Catenulispora sp. GP43.
CTGACCCTGATCGCATTCGAGGCGATGAACCACTGGACCGGTGACGGCTCGTTCAACCTGCACGTGTTCCACAAGAACAACGAGATGGCCGGGTACTCCTCGGTCCTGCACGCGATGCAGCTGCGAGGCTCGACCGGGGACTACGGTCGAAGGCAGCGTGCGGTCGTGATCGGCTTCGGCGCGACGGCGCGCGGGGTGGTGACAGCGCTCAACGCCCTCGGCGTCCACGACGTCGACGTTCTCACTGGTCGCGGCGTCACCGCGGTCGCCTCGCCCATCCACTCCGCGCGCATCGTCCAGTTCGACCACGACGAGGCCGACGACACCGGCGACCCGCGCCGCAGTCATGCCATCACCGACGAGGGCCGCCAGCCGCTCGCGGAATTCCTCGCGGACCACGACATCATCGTCAACTGTGTCCTGCAGGACACCAGCGCACCGCTGACCTTCCTCATAGAGGAAGACCTCGCGTCCCTGTCCCCCGGCACTCTGGTGATCGACGTGTCCTGCGACGCCGGCATGGGCTTCAGCTGGGCGCGCCCGACGACGTTCACCGAGCCGATGTTCACCGTCGGCGATGGTGTGCATTACTACGGTGTCGACCACAGCCCGTCTTACCTGTGGAACTCCGCCACGTGGGAGAACAGCGAAGCCCTGATCCCGTTCCTGCCCGCGGTCCTCGCTGGTCCGGCCGCATGGGAGGCCAACGAGACCATCCGGCGGGCGATTGAGATCCGGGAAGGCACGATCCAGAACCCCGCGATCCTGGCGTTCCAGCATCGGTCGGCGGAGTATCCGCACCTGGCGGTACCGGCTTAGGCCGCTGGCGACAAGCACGCACCGCAGACCCGAATGATCTCGCCTGGTTTCGCCTGGACGCGTCGCTGACCTGCGATTTTCTATGCGCCTCACACGCTTTTGCGGCGCGTGAGGCCACCGATGACGTCGCCTGATCCTTGTTGACAGCACCAGATCAGCATGCCGAGAATGTCGCTCCTACAGGGGTGTGCGTGTCAGCCCCAGCCTCGTCAGACCCTCCATGAGAGTAGCTGCCGTCTTGTCACGCTTTTCCCGCCCGCGTCTTATCGTGAGCTGCCTAACCGCAACCGGCACCGTCCTCGGCGCCACCGCCATCGCCGGGCCCGCGCACGCTACCCTTCCCGGTGATTCCTCAGGGGTCATCACCGCGCTGACTCGCGACGGCCATGGCGGCGAAGGTTATCAATCGGGGGCTGCCGACGGATCCCCTGTCACCACCTGGCAGCCCGATGCATCACTCGGCGAAGGCGGCCTCGCCTACTCGCCCGACAGCACTCGGATAGCTTTCATAGGCTCCGGCCAGCTGTGGGTCGCGCGGTCTGACGGGACACAGTCACATCCGGTGGCAGACGTTGGACGCTACGGTTTCGAGGGCCGTCCGGCCTGGTCGGCGGACGGTCAGTGGATCTATGTCCAGGACACCAGGGGCCTGGAAACCGGCGCCTGTGGCGTCGTCATCGACCGGATCCGGCCAGATGGCGGCCAGCAGGAACAGATAGCGACGTTCGCGACGGACAAGCCTGCTGGAGGCTGCCCCGGCTATACCGCCACGTTGTCGTCATCGGTGAACGGCGACCTCGCCATCTCGGCGAACGGCAATCTGGGCGTGCGGATCTGGCACCACAGCGACGGCAGCCTCACGCAACTGAACTATCCGAACCTGATACCCGCCGAAGCCGACTACTCGCCAGACGGCAAGTCACTGGTGTTCGTCGGTCAAGAGCTCCTGAACAACGGCGGCTACTACTCAG
It includes:
- a CDS encoding N(5)-(carboxyethyl)ornithine synthase, coding for MDTNLSLGIIAHSRKENEHRLPIHPTHFERIDADVRGRIHLEQGYGEHFGVPDSQLAPLVAGIRPRAELIAACDVIVLAKPMLEDVSELRERQILWGWPHCVQDTKMTQTAVDRRLTLIAFEAMNHWTGDGSFNLHVFHKNNEMAGYSSVLHAMQLRGSTGDYGRRQRAVVIGFGATARGVVTALNALGVHDVDVLTGRGVTAVASPIHSARIVQFDHDEADDTGDPRRSHAITDEGRQPLAEFLADHDIIVNCVLQDTSAPLTFLIEEDLASLSPGTLVIDVSCDAGMGFSWARPTTFTEPMFTVGDGVHYYGVDHSPSYLWNSATWENSEALIPFLPAVLAGPAAWEANETIRRAIEIREGTIQNPAILAFQHRSAEYPHLAVPA